TAGCGCGGTGCCTTCTTCTCGCCGTCTTCGCCGCCGCCGCGCGCGAATGCCGCGAGCGGCGCGGCGAGGGCAGCGAACTCGGTCGGGATGATCCACTTCGTCGAGGGCGACGCTCCGAGCGCCTTGAGCGCCTCGAGATACTGGAGCGTGATCGTCCGCGGGTCGGCGTGATTCGCCATCTCGTTGATCTTGTCCAGCGCGAGGGCAAAGCCCTCGGCCCGCAGGATCTGTGATTGCCTCTGTCCCTCGGCCTGGAGGATGTTCGACTGCTTGTCGCCCTCGGCCACGAGGATCGCGGAGGCGCGCTTGCCCTCGGCCTCGGTCACCGATGCGCGCCGGGTCCGCTCGGCGGTGAGTTGGCGGTTCATGGCCTCCTGCACGTCGCGCGGCGGAGTCAGCTCGCGGATCTCGACCGTCGTGACCTTCACGCCCCACCGTTGGGTCACCTCGTCGAGCTTCGTCCGCAGCACCTCATTGATCTGCTCGCGCTTGGCGAGCACGTCGTCGAGGAGGATGTCGCCGATCACGGCGCGGAGCGTCGTCGTCGCGATGCCCGTCACGGCGGTCCTGAAGTTCTGGATCTTGAGGACGGAATCGGCGGCCTGTTCCTCCATCACCTTCTGGTAGATCAGGAAGTCGATCGAGATAGGCGCGTTGTCCTTGGTGATGCAGGTCTGCTGCGGGATCTCGACCACGAACTCACGTAGGTCGACGTTGATG
This sequence is a window from Candidatus Limnocylindria bacterium. Protein-coding genes within it:
- a CDS encoding SPFH domain-containing protein produces the protein MDIGLAITIFAAVIVILILRTIIHIVPQYQRLVVLALGRYQKMAGPGLVLLLPPPIQVGINVDLREFVVEIPQQTCITKDNAPISIDFLIYQKVMEEQAADSVLKIQNFRTAVTGIATTTLRAVIGDILLDDVLAKREQINEVLRTKLDEVTQRWGVKVTTVEIRELTPPRDVQEAMNRQLTAERTRRASVTEAEGKRASAILVAEGDKQSNILQAEGQRQSQILRAEGFALALDKINEMANHADPRTITLQYLEALKALGASPSTKWIIPTEFAALAAPLAAFARGGGEDGEKKAPR